From Lytechinus variegatus isolate NC3 chromosome 16, Lvar_3.0, whole genome shotgun sequence, the proteins below share one genomic window:
- the LOC121429986 gene encoding ribonuclease H2 subunit B-like, with product MAPKSKKLKGKGSTKCDGDQWVCITPESSLDSIDGCPDPTFVKLRHPKTENGAMFLFSSDGTGVYEVMRFKRDFGSWFINDSIQQDGSLEVITPVDPVFLALPYLVKSNQERNKFMTLDQIVLDDDYPQCIKLLHCSGMSDIERVAEVKGSGDVRAFRYDKSKTLDWLRDKVQQTAARLGQTDIHVTSGAQSTTFVRSSKEQGATGEDYQRYAAGLVSDYLSPDLSKQMFDHIGIKEVSEKVAKVIENGAEPPMKKARISSDAKTEPEEDYSKAFTGSNDTKKEKNGKMTAAQKALSKVDKKGMKSISSFFSPKPKK from the exons AATCTTCACTTGATAGTATTGATGGTTGCCCAGATCCAACTTTTGTAAAGCTGAGGCACCCTAAGACAG AGAATGGAGCCATGTTTCTATTCAGCAGTGACGGAACGGGTGTTTATGAGGTGATGAGATTCAAACGAGACTTTGGATCATGGTTCATTAATGATTCAATCCAACAAG ATGGATCATTAGAAGTCATAACTCCTGTTGACCCGGTATTTCTAGCTCTGCCATACTTGGTGAAATCAAATCAAGAG AGGAATAAATTCATGACCTTAGACCAGATTGTTCTTGATGACGATTACCCACAATGCATTAAGTTGCTGCATTGCTCTGGCATGTCTGACATAGAAAGAGTAGCGGAGGTCAAAG GGAGTGGTGATGTGAGAGCCTTCCGATACGACAAATCAAAGACATTGGATTGGTTGAGGGACAAAGTGCAGCAGACAGCAGCACGCCTAGGACAGACAGATATACACGTCACCAGCGGAGCACAGTCAACAACGTTTGTACGGAGCAGCAAAGAGCAAGGCGCAACAGGAG AGGATTACCAGAGATATGCTGCAGGCCTAGTCTCTGATTACCTTTCTCCAGACCTGAGTAAACAAATGTTTGATCACATAGG aattAAAGAGGTATCTGAGAAAGTAGCCAAGGTGATTGAGAATGGGGCAGAACCTCCTATGAAG AAAGCAAGAATATCCTCAGATGCCAAAACAGAACCAGAGGAAGACTATTCCAAGGCATTTACAGGATCAAATgatacaaagaaagaaaag AATGGGAAGATGACTGCGGCACAGAAGGCATTGAGTAAAGTGGACAAGAAAGGAATGAAGAGCATCTCAAGTTTCTTCTCCCCAAAACCCAAGAAATGA